One genomic region from Gossypium hirsutum isolate 1008001.06 chromosome D13, Gossypium_hirsutum_v2.1, whole genome shotgun sequence encodes:
- the LOC107916717 gene encoding guanylyl cyclase 1 isoform X4, which produces MWPLYFLSNKILKTDEEKDGDRVNMVARCYPFELPSDNQNGHETALPRSHFVQVPHINQLFYWDCGLACVLMALSTVGINGYSIQNLAELCCTTSIWTVDLAYLLRKFSVRFSYYTVTFGANPNYSGETYYKEHLPSDLVRVDKLFQKAVEAGINILCRSISKEEISRWILSGKYIAIALVDLYKLSRSWVGDVLIPGFHGNDVGYTGHYVVICSYDAEEDEFEIRDPSSSRKQDRISSKSLEEARKSFGTDEDLLLISVDESRKQNYPII; this is translated from the exons ATGTGGCCTTTATATTTTCTGTCAAACAAGATTCTGAAAacagatgaagaaaaagatgggGATCGAGTGAATATGGTGGCCAGATGCTACCCTTTTGAGCTGCCATCTGATAATCAAAATGGCCACGAGACCGCCTTGCCTCGATCACATTTTGTTCAA GTTCCACATATTAACCAGCTGTTCTATTGGGACTGTGGACTTGCTTGTGTTTTGATGGCTTTGTCTACTGTCGGCATTAATGGTTATAGTATTCAGAACTTGGCCGAGCTTTGCTGCACGACTAG CATTTGGACCGTTGATCTCGCTTATTTACTGCGAAAGTTTTCCGTTAGGTTTTCCTATTACACTGTAACATTTGGAGCTAACCCGAACTACTCTGGGGAGACATATTACAAG GAACATCTGCCTAGTGATCTAGTTCGAGTAGATAAGCTATTCCAAAAAGCAGTGGAAGCAGGGATCAATATACTG TGCAGGTCAATCAGCAAAGAAGAAATCTCTCGTTGGATCTTGTCGGGGAAGTATATTGCGATTGCTTTGGTTGATCTGTACAAATTGAG TCGATCTTGGGTTGGAGATGTTCTCATCCCTGGATTTCATGGCAATGATGTAGGATACACAG GTCATTATGTCGTGATATGCAGTTATGATGCTGAAGAGGATGAATTTGAGATTAGAGATCCTTCAAGTTCTAG GAAACAAGACAGGATCTCATCAAAGTCCCTCGAAGAAGCACGCAAGTCCTTCGGTACTGACGAGGATCTTCTTCTG ATATCCGTTGATGAGAGCCGTAAACAGAACTAtcccataatatga
- the LOC107916717 gene encoding guanylyl cyclase 1 isoform X1, with product MWPLYFLSNKILKTDEEKDGDRVNMVARCYPFELPSDNQNGHETALPRSHFVQVPHINQLFYWDCGLACVLMALSTVGINGYSIQNLAELCCTTSIWTVDLAYLLRKFSVRFSYYTVTFGANPNYSGETYYKEHLPSDLVRVDKLFQKAVEAGINILCRSISKEEISRWILSGKYIAIALVDLYKLSRSWVGDVLIPGFHGNDVGYTGHYVVICSYDAEEDEFEIRDPSSSRSINLGNNMCRKQDRISSKSLEEARKSFGTDEDLLLISVDESRKQNYPII from the exons ATGTGGCCTTTATATTTTCTGTCAAACAAGATTCTGAAAacagatgaagaaaaagatgggGATCGAGTGAATATGGTGGCCAGATGCTACCCTTTTGAGCTGCCATCTGATAATCAAAATGGCCACGAGACCGCCTTGCCTCGATCACATTTTGTTCAA GTTCCACATATTAACCAGCTGTTCTATTGGGACTGTGGACTTGCTTGTGTTTTGATGGCTTTGTCTACTGTCGGCATTAATGGTTATAGTATTCAGAACTTGGCCGAGCTTTGCTGCACGACTAG CATTTGGACCGTTGATCTCGCTTATTTACTGCGAAAGTTTTCCGTTAGGTTTTCCTATTACACTGTAACATTTGGAGCTAACCCGAACTACTCTGGGGAGACATATTACAAG GAACATCTGCCTAGTGATCTAGTTCGAGTAGATAAGCTATTCCAAAAAGCAGTGGAAGCAGGGATCAATATACTG TGCAGGTCAATCAGCAAAGAAGAAATCTCTCGTTGGATCTTGTCGGGGAAGTATATTGCGATTGCTTTGGTTGATCTGTACAAATTGAG TCGATCTTGGGTTGGAGATGTTCTCATCCCTGGATTTCATGGCAATGATGTAGGATACACAG GTCATTATGTCGTGATATGCAGTTATGATGCTGAAGAGGATGAATTTGAGATTAGAGATCCTTCAAGTTCTAG AAGCATAAACTTGGGAAACAATATGTGCAGGAAACAAGACAGGATCTCATCAAAGTCCCTCGAAGAAGCACGCAAGTCCTTCGGTACTGACGAGGATCTTCTTCTG ATATCCGTTGATGAGAGCCGTAAACAGAACTAtcccataatatga
- the LOC107916717 gene encoding guanylyl cyclase 1 isoform X3, translating into MVARCYPFELPSDNQNGHETALPRSHFVQVPHINQLFYWDCGLACVLMALSTVGINGYSIQNLAELCCTTSIWTVDLAYLLRKFSVRFSYYTVTFGANPNYSGETYYKEHLPSDLVRVDKLFQKAVEAGINILCRSISKEEISRWILSGKYIAIALVDLYKLSRSWVGDVLIPGFHGNDVGYTGHYVVICSYDAEEDEFEIRDPSSSRKQDRISSKSLEEARKSFGTDEDLLLISVDESRKQNYPII; encoded by the exons ATGGTGGCCAGATGCTACCCTTTTGAGCTGCCATCTGATAATCAAAATGGCCACGAGACCGCCTTGCCTCGATCACATTTTGTTCAA GTTCCACATATTAACCAGCTGTTCTATTGGGACTGTGGACTTGCTTGTGTTTTGATGGCTTTGTCTACTGTCGGCATTAATGGTTATAGTATTCAGAACTTGGCCGAGCTTTGCTGCACGACTAG CATTTGGACCGTTGATCTCGCTTATTTACTGCGAAAGTTTTCCGTTAGGTTTTCCTATTACACTGTAACATTTGGAGCTAACCCGAACTACTCTGGGGAGACATATTACAAG GAACATCTGCCTAGTGATCTAGTTCGAGTAGATAAGCTATTCCAAAAAGCAGTGGAAGCAGGGATCAATATACTG TGCAGGTCAATCAGCAAAGAAGAAATCTCTCGTTGGATCTTGTCGGGGAAGTATATTGCGATTGCTTTGGTTGATCTGTACAAATTGAG TCGATCTTGGGTTGGAGATGTTCTCATCCCTGGATTTCATGGCAATGATGTAGGATACACAG GTCATTATGTCGTGATATGCAGTTATGATGCTGAAGAGGATGAATTTGAGATTAGAGATCCTTCAAGTTCTAG GAAACAAGACAGGATCTCATCAAAGTCCCTCGAAGAAGCACGCAAGTCCTTCGGTACTGACGAGGATCTTCTTCTG ATATCCGTTGATGAGAGCCGTAAACAGAACTAtcccataatatga
- the LOC107916717 gene encoding guanylyl cyclase 1 isoform X2, translating to MVARCYPFELPSDNQNGHETALPRSHFVQVPHINQLFYWDCGLACVLMALSTVGINGYSIQNLAELCCTTSIWTVDLAYLLRKFSVRFSYYTVTFGANPNYSGETYYKEHLPSDLVRVDKLFQKAVEAGINILCRSISKEEISRWILSGKYIAIALVDLYKLSRSWVGDVLIPGFHGNDVGYTGHYVVICSYDAEEDEFEIRDPSSSRSINLGNNMCRKQDRISSKSLEEARKSFGTDEDLLLISVDESRKQNYPII from the exons ATGGTGGCCAGATGCTACCCTTTTGAGCTGCCATCTGATAATCAAAATGGCCACGAGACCGCCTTGCCTCGATCACATTTTGTTCAA GTTCCACATATTAACCAGCTGTTCTATTGGGACTGTGGACTTGCTTGTGTTTTGATGGCTTTGTCTACTGTCGGCATTAATGGTTATAGTATTCAGAACTTGGCCGAGCTTTGCTGCACGACTAG CATTTGGACCGTTGATCTCGCTTATTTACTGCGAAAGTTTTCCGTTAGGTTTTCCTATTACACTGTAACATTTGGAGCTAACCCGAACTACTCTGGGGAGACATATTACAAG GAACATCTGCCTAGTGATCTAGTTCGAGTAGATAAGCTATTCCAAAAAGCAGTGGAAGCAGGGATCAATATACTG TGCAGGTCAATCAGCAAAGAAGAAATCTCTCGTTGGATCTTGTCGGGGAAGTATATTGCGATTGCTTTGGTTGATCTGTACAAATTGAG TCGATCTTGGGTTGGAGATGTTCTCATCCCTGGATTTCATGGCAATGATGTAGGATACACAG GTCATTATGTCGTGATATGCAGTTATGATGCTGAAGAGGATGAATTTGAGATTAGAGATCCTTCAAGTTCTAG AAGCATAAACTTGGGAAACAATATGTGCAGGAAACAAGACAGGATCTCATCAAAGTCCCTCGAAGAAGCACGCAAGTCCTTCGGTACTGACGAGGATCTTCTTCTG ATATCCGTTGATGAGAGCCGTAAACAGAACTAtcccataatatga